The Streptomyces sp. NBC_01298 genome contains the following window.
GTCCTTCAGGCCGTTGCCGGTGACGGTGCACACGATCTTCTGGCCGGGGTCGACCAGACCGAGGTCGACGGCCTTGAGCAGGCCGGCCACCGACGCGGCCGAGGCGGGCTCGACGAAGACGCCCTCCTGAGCGGCCAACAGGCGGTAGGCCGACAGGATCTGGCGGTCCGTCACCTCGTCAATGAAGCCGCCCGACTCGTCCCGGGCCTGCAGGGCGTAGTCCCACGAGGCCGGGTTGCCGATGCGGATCGCGGTGGCGATGGTGTGCGGCTCCTTGACGACCTCGCCGCGCACGATCGGCGCGGACCCGGAGGCCTGGAAACCCCACACGCGGGGCGTACGGGAGGCCAGGCCATCGGCCTTGTACTCCTTGAAGCCCTTCCAGTACGCGGTGATGTTGCCGGCGTTGCCGACGGGCAGCACGTGGATGTCGGGGGCGTCGCCGAGCGCGTCCACGATCTCGAACGCGGCCGTCTTCTGGCCCTCGATGCGTACCGGGTTGACGGAATTGACCAGCGCCACCGGGTAGTTGTCGGACAGCGCGCGGGCAAGGTCCAGGCAGTCGTCGAAGTTGCCGTCGACCTGAAGGATCTTGGCACCGTGCACGAGCGCCTGGCCCATCTTGCCCAGCGCGATCTTGCCGCGGGGCACGAGGACGGCGCAGACCATCCCGGCGCGCACCGCGTAGGCGGCGGCGGAGGCCGAGGTGTTGCCCGTGGAGGCGCAGATGACGGCCTTGGCACCGTCCTCCTTGGCCTTGGTGATCGCCATGGTCATGCCGCGGTCCTTGAAGGACCCGGTGGGGTTGGCCCCCTCGACCTTGAGGTGTACCTCGCAGCCGGTGCGCTCGGAGAGCACCTGGGCGGGGACGAGGGGAGTGCCGCCCTCGCGGAGCGTGACCACCGGAGTCGTGGCCGTGACCGGCAGACGGTCCCGGTACTCCTCGATGATGCCGCGCCACTGGTGGGTGCGATTGCTGCTCATGGGTCCTTACTCCCCTTCAACACGCATGATGCTGGCCACACCGCGGACGGTGTCCAGCTTCCGCAGCGCCTCGACGGTCCCGGAGAGGGCCGCGTCGGGTGCCCGGTGAGTGACGACGACGAGGGAGGCCTCGCCGTCCTTTCCCTGCTGGCGGACGGTGTCGATGGAGACACCGTGCTCCGCGAAGGTGGTCGCCACCTGGGCGAGCACGCCCGGCTTGTCCGCCACATCGAGGCTGATGTGGTAGCGGGTGACGACATCCCCCATGGGGCTGACCGGCAGCTGGGTGTAAGCCGACTCGCCCGGCCCCTTTGCCTCGGCGAGCTTGTTGCGGCAGACGGCGACGAGGTCGCCGAGGACCGCCGACGCGGTCGGAGCACCGCCCGCGCCGGGCCCGTAGAACATCAGCCGCCCGGCGGCCTCCGCCTCGACGAAGACGGCGTTGTACGCCTCGCGGACGGAGGCGAGCGGGTGGGTCAGCGGGATCATCGCCGGGTGGACGCGGGCGGTGACGGACTCGCCGTCGGCGGCGCGCTCCAGGATGGCGAGGAGCTTGATGGTGCAGCCCATGCGCTTGGCGGACGCGAAGTCGGCGGCGCTGACCTCGGTCATGCCCTCGCGGTAGACGTCGTCGAGGCGGACCCGGGTGTGGAAGGCGATGCCGGCCAGGATCGCGGCCTTGGCGGCGGCGTCGTAGCCCTCCACGTCGGCCGTGGGGTCGGCCTCGGCGTACCCGAGGGCGGTGGCCTCGTCGAGGGCCTCCTGGTACCCGGCGCCGGTGGAGTCCATCTTGTCGAGGATGAAGTTCGTCGTGCCGTTGACGATGCCCATCACCCGGTTGATCTTGTCGCCCGCGAGGGACTCGCGCATGGGGCGGACCAGCGGGATGGCGCCGGCGACGGCGGCCTCGTAGTACAGGTCCAGCCCGGCCGCCTCGGCGGCGGCGTGCAGCGCGGCGCCGTCCTGGGCGAGCAGCGCCTTGTTCGCGGAGACCACGGAGATGCCGTGCTCGAAGGCGGTGGTGATCAGGGTGCGGGCCGGCTCGATGCCGCCGATGACCTCGATCGCGACGTCGATGTCGCCGCGTTTGAGCAGCGCGGTCGCATCGGTGGTGACCAGGGCCGGGTCGATGCCCTCGCGCACCTTGGAGGGGCGGCGCACGGCCACGCCCGCGAGCTCGACGGGCGCGCCGATCCTGGCCGTCAGGTCGTCGGCGTGCGTCGTCATGATGCGGGCAACTTCCGAGCCGACCACTCCACAGCCCAGCAGCGCCACCTTCAGCGGACGCGTACGCATCATTCGACCTACGCCTTTCGATCTTCACAGCAGTACCTGGTGCGCGGTTTGCACCCCAGGTGTGAACCAGTCTCACTCAATGGACAACAGTTTCCACCCTCGGTCCATTGAGTGAGACACCTATTCGGGGGTCCGGGAGCCGTCCCCCAGAAGAATCCGCATCAGCCGACGTCGAGGCGCAGGAGATCCTCTTCCGTCTCCCGGCGGACGATGACACGCGCCCCGCCGTCCCGCACGGCGACGACCGGCGGGCGGAGCACGTGGTTGTAGTTGCTCGCCATCGAACGGCAGTACGCACCGGTCGCCGGGACCGCGAGGAGGTCCCCGGGGGCGATGTCGGCGGGCAGGAACGCGTCCTTGACCACGATGTCGCCGCTCTCGCAGTGCTTGCCCACGACGCGCACGAGCATGGGCTCGGCGTCGGAGGTCCGGGAGACGAGGCTGACCGAGTACTCGGCGTCGTAGAGGGCCGTCCGGATGTTGTCGGACATCCCGCCGTCGACGGAGACGTACGTCCGCAGGCCCTCGAGCGGCTTGACCGTGCCCACCTCGTACAGGGTGAAGGCGGTCGGGCCGACGATCGCCCGTCCGGGTTCCACGGAGATCCGCGGGGCGCGCAGGCCGGAGGCCTCGCACTCGCGGGCGACGATCTCGTGCAGGGCCTTGGCGATCTCGTGCGGCTCGCGCGGGTCGTCGGCGGAGGTGTAGGCGATGCCCAGGCCGCCGCCGAGGTCGATCTCGGGCAGCTCCACCCCGTGCTCGTCGCGCACGGCGGCGAGGAGGCGCACGACGCGCTTGGCGGAGACCTCGAAGCCGGCCATGTCGAAGATCTGCGAGCCGATGTGGGAGTGGACGCCGAGCAGCTCCAGGCTGTCGTGCCCCAGCGCGCGCCGGACGGCCTCGGCGGCCGACCCGTCGGCGACGGCGATCCCGAACTTCTGGTCCTCGTGCGCGGTGGCGATGAACTCGTGGGTGTGCGCCTCCACGCCCACGGTGACGCGGATCTGCACGGGCTGGCGCACGCCGAGCTCGCGGGCGATGTGGGCGACGCGGGCGATCTCCTGGAAGGAGTCGAGCACGATCCGGCCGACACCGGCCTCGATGGCGCGGGTGATCTCGCTCGTCGACTTGTTGTTGCCGTGGAAGGCGATCCGGGCGGCCGGCATCTCAGCCGCGAGCGCGGTGGCGAGCTCCCCGCCGGAGCACACGTCGAGGTTGAGCCCTTCTTCCTTGAGCCACTTCACGACGGCCTTGGAGAGGAACGCCTTGCCGGCGTAGAAGACGTCGGCGTCCGGCCCGAAGGCGTGCGCCCAGGCACGGCAGCGCGCCCGGAAGTCCTCCTCGTCGAGGAAGTACGCAGGCGTCCCGAACTCCTCGGCGAGCCGGGTCACTTCGATCCCGCCGACGGTGGCGACCCCGTGCTCGTTCCGGCTGACCGTCCGCGCCCAGACCTTCTCGTCGAGCGCGTTGAGGTCGGCGGGCGGCGGGGAGTAGTGGCCCTCGGGCAGGACGTCGGCGTGGCGGGGCCCGGCGGGGTGTGCGGAACGGCTCATCTCGGCATTCTCTCTTCGCAAATCATCCGGATCGCAGGCGAATCACATCGGATCACATACGTATCGCAGGCATCACAGGTGGTCGGGCGCGTCTACGCCGAGCAGGGCCAGGCCGCCGGCCAGCACCGTCCCGGCGGCTTCGGCAAGGGCCAGCCGGGCACGGTGGGCGGCCGAGGGTTTCTCGTCCCCCTTGGGCAGGACGTGGTACTGGAAGTCGAGCAGGGCGTCGGCGAGGACGACGAGCTGCCGGACCAGCCGCTCGGGCGCCCGGTGGTGCGCGGCGGCTTCGAGCACGAGCGGCTGGTCGCGCAGGGCAGCGAGCAGGACGCCGGCGCCATCCACCTCGCCCGGTTCCGCAAGGAACCCCAACTGCCCGGCGTTGCGGGTCAGCGCCCGCGCCCGGGAGCGGGCGTACCGCACCCGGAAGTACTCGCTCGACTCATCCTGGACGAGCAGCCACGCGGGAAACACGGGGGTCTCGGGCCCGGGCACGGACAGCATCGCCCAGGCGGCGGCGCCGGCGCCGAAACGGGCGCGGACGTCCCCGTCGCGCTTGGCGACGGGGGCGACGTTCGGGAGGTTCGGGAGGTTCGGGAGGTTCGGGAGGTCACTCCCGGAGGCTGCCGGTCCCTGACTCCTCCGGATCCGCTGCACGGCCGCGTGCACGACGCGCTCGCGCAGGGCCGCGGCGGGCACGCCGGCGAACTCGGCGGCACCGGGGGTCTCGGCAGGACCGGGGGTCTCGGCAGGACCGGGGGTCTCGCGTCCCTCCGGGGCGAATCCGTACAGGGCGGCGGCCGCACCGGCTCGAATGCTCCGTACGTACTCCCCGACCGAACCCTCGGCGAGTACGAAGTTCAGGAACCCGGCGCCGGTGATCTCCACGCGCTCGATCCCGTCCAGGCCCGCCAGCCGCGGGGCCAGCACCTCGGCCACGTCACGGGGCGCGACTCCGGCTCCAGCCCCCTTCGCCACCCCGAACGCGACGGGCGAGGCGTAGTCCCCCACTCCCCCGGGCCGGGTCCGCTCGACGACGACCCGCTCGGGCACGACCACACCGGCGGGCAGCTCACCGTCCTCGACGGCGCGGCGCAGGGCGCGCACGACGGAACGGGAGAGGTCGACGGGGGTCACGTGACCAGCCTAGGGGAGAAGCCTCCAGGTCACGCGAAGGGTTTCGCCATGTGAAATGCGACCCCGACGGAAGGGCGTGCCGGGCCGGTCGGGACGGGGGGTCATCCCCTCCCGGGGGTCATCCCCTCCCCCTCCCGGCGGGAGCGCCCTTCCTCTCTCTCCTGTCCCGGCGCTCGATGAGCCGGTGCACGACCCGCACGAGCTCCGCGGGCTCGAAGGGCTTCGCGAGGAAGGCGTCCACACCGGCGGCGATCCCGGCCTCGACCTCGTTCTGCGTACAGGCGCTCACGATCGCAAGAGGCAGATGCCGCGTCCTCGGGTCGGCCCGCAACTGCGCGGCTGCCCCGAACCCGTCCAGCCGGGGCATGACCACATCAAGAGTGATCACATCGGGCATCACGCGATGGACGACGTCCAGGCACTCGGCACCATCGTTCGCGGTCACGACCTCGAAGCCCTCCAGCTCGAGATTGACCTTGATCAGCTGCCGGATGACCTTGTTGTCGTCGACAACAAGCACCCGGCCCGAGGCGCCCGACACAACTCGAGAGTAGGTCGACCCCCGGCCCCGCGTCCGGGTTTTCGCCACTTCCACCCCCTCCGAGCGACCCGGCCCCCTCTCCCCCTCAATCCGTTCCTGATCACCACCGGGAAGCTGGTAGTGTTCAACCCGTCGCAGCAACACCAGCGACAGCGCCCCCGTAGCTCAGGGGATAGAGCAACGGCCTCCGGAGCCGTGTGCGCAGGTTCGAATCCTGCCGGGGGCACTCCGGAACAAGGCTCTGACCAGCGGAAACGCAGGTCAGAGCCTTTCTTGTTGATGTCAAACGCACACGGCCTACCCAGCCTTGAGCAATAAGTTCGGCGCTGAGCTGAACTGCGGTTTCCCCGCTCCATCCGGACCAAGTCCCCATGGCTCGATCTCACAGATCGCCCTACGTGGGACATCTGTGGGACGGCAGCCCGCTTTGGGTGCAGCCGTGACCCCGCCGCACTACGTACGCACGGCCGAAATCACCCTGGCCGGCTCGGCCTGCGACGTATGAGATCGCCGGCGCCGGGTTGATCACCGTGCGGTGACACAGATCGCCCCGCATGTTGCCAAGCGGCACTGGGAGTGTGTTGGACATCCGGATGACCAAGGGGGTTCTGGCGTGGCACGGGCTTGGACGGTACGGGGCGGGCAGTCTGGGGAACGGGAGCAGGCGGCTCTCTCCGAAGGACGGGCGATCGTCGGCTGGGAGGACCTTGGCGATCTCAGTGACTGTGCGTCAGCCGACGAGATCGGCGAGCTGCTGGCGAAAGGGTACCCGGAGGAAGCCGTCGGCACGATCGACAACTGGAAGCGCCAGTTGTGGCGATTCATCGCCATGGACATCGGCGACTACGTCGTGATGCCGCGAAAGCAAATGCCGGTCGTAGCACTTGGCAGGGTCACTGGACCTTACGAGTATGTACCCGAGTCCGCCTGGCTTCAGGCACACCCGCACGGTCGCGTGGGTGCGCCCCCTCGTGGAACGGGCGGCCATCCGCGGTGATCTGCGCGACAGCATGGGAGCCTTCCTCACCGTCAGCGAGCTGAGCCGTCGCGACGCGGCGAAGCGCGTCGAAGTGCTCGCCGAGACGGGCTCCGATCCGGGTTACGTGGGTGCCGTCGAGCCTCCGAGTGGGCCCGAGGACCTGGTGGGGGACGTCCAGAGCAGTGGTACACGCCAGTTGACCGCACGCGATCTCATCGGGCTGTGGGGGTGGCAGCGACGCGCGGCCGAGGTCATCGAACTCGTGGATCAGGAACTGGCCTCGCACGGGCTGCGAGTGGATCCGCACTTTACCGAGGTGCAGTTGGGCGGCTTGGTCACCGTCTCCGCCCAGGAGACGGCCAACACCGAGGAGTCGTCCGGGGCCGGTCCGATTGGCGGCAGCCGCGCAGCGGGAGAGAAATCCGACTCGGAACGGGCCACGGACCGCGATCTCACCTGGCGGATCGGCAGCCTGCCGTTCGTACGGGAGGTGTTCACGATACAGATCGGTGACCCGTTGAGCCACGCCGTCACTCCCATGATCGAGCACGACTTCTCCCAGCTCCCGGTCGTGGACCACAACAGCGTGCTACGTGGAGTTATCACGTGGGAGGGCATAGCCCGCGCCCAGCTCGGTGGCGGTAGGGCGACGGTCTCGCAGGCCATGGATCCGCATCCGGAGACGGCACGGGAACAGGAGGAGCTCTTCCGTCGGATCGACCGCATTCAAAAGAGCGGCTTCACCATCATCGTCGACGGCGAGAACTCCGTCATCGGCATCCTCACGTCCACAGACCTCGCAGGGCAATTGAAGGCACGTATCGAGCCGTTCACGCTTCTTGAGGAGTTGGAACGCAGGCTGCGCAGGCTAACCAGGCATTTCTCGACGGACGAGCTGCCCGCGAAGATCCGCAGAGCGCGGGAGCAGGGCCGCCAGTTCACCCTCGGCCAGTACGCCTTCCTTCTGGAGGACCCGCACTGCTGGGCCAAGCTCGACTGGCCGTACGACCAGCAGCACATGCTGTCGCGGCTGCGCATCGTCACGAAGTACCGCAATGAGCTCGCGCACTGGGCGGTCGACGCGCCGGCGGAGGACGCCGTAGCACTCGCCGCCACGGCCCGCCTGCTCAAGCTCCTCAAGGTCGTCGACCTGGATCCGGCGGTCTGAGCCGTCCCCGATACCTCGTCGGGGCCGTCGTATCGATACGGACGACGGCCCCGGTAGGGGCCTATCCGACTGTCAGCGGTGCGAGGAACCTGCTCGGCTCTCCGTGCCAGGTGATGGTGAGGGCGTCCCGGGCACGAGTGGCCGCGACGAAGAGGAGCGACCGGGCCCGTTGGAGCTCTCGCCGGTGCCGCACAGGGTCGGTGCGCTCCCACGCGTCCGCCGAGGAACGCGGTACGAGCCCTTCCGCGACACCGGCGATGATCATGCGGCGGTACTCCAGTCCCTTGAACCGGTACATGGTGCCGATGTGTACGCCCTCCTCGTGGCGCGGTCCGTCCTGTGTGATCTCCGTGGACTCGATGCCGCGCTGCTTCAGCCGATAGGCGACCTGGGTGACCATGTCGTTCGTCGGCACGCAGATGGCGGTGGCTTCACGGGGCACGTCGTGCCAGGCTCCAAGCTGATCCACCAGCAGGTCGAGCTCCTCGTCCCAGCTTCGGGCGCCCCGCAGGACGGGCTTCGGACCGTGGAGGACGGATCGATATCCGGCCAGATTGTCGGCTTCTCCGTCGAGGTCGTCGTAGTCGACGCCCTCCAGGACTCCCAGCGCGGAACGCAGGATTTCCCGGGTCGTGCGGTAGCTGAGGGTGAGCCGGGAGGACCTGCCCCGGATGTTGACTCCGAGGCTGCCGAGGGTGACCTGGTTGTCGTAGATCCTCTGGTGGGTGTCCCCGACCAGGAAGATGTCGTTGGACGTGCTCGGCACCATGGCGCGCAGCATTTTCCAGTGGGCGGCGCTGAGGTCCTGGGCCTCGTCCACCACGATATGCCGGTAGCGGTAGCGCAGCCAGGCACCGGAACCGGCCTCGACGTGGACGTTGTGCAGTCCGCCGCGTTCCTCCCGCTCCGCCTCACGCCTGTCGATCTTGGATTTGCGGGCCATTTCCAGCTGCGCGGCACGCTCCGCGACCTGGCGATGGGTCTCCAGGCCCTTGGTGTCCAAGCGTTGGGTGAAGCGCTCGGCGAGCTGCCAGATCTCGGCACGTTCCGCCCGGGACACGCTGCGCCCTCGTCCGGCACGCCTGGCCCGGAAATAGTCGCTGCGGGAGGCCACGGCCTGTCCCAGGATCACCTGGTTCCACTCGTCGCTGAGGAAATCGGCGGCCCACCGCTTCTCTCCCGCCTCCACCAGCAGGTCCCGCCATTCCCGCAGAGCCTGGGCATCGTTGATCCTGCGCTTGGAGTTCCCGGGATCGGCCTCGCCGACGACACGCGTGGCCAGCTGGTCCACGTGCTGGATGTCCACCCGGGCAAGGATCTCCGGGCCGCCCAGCGAGAGCAGCCGTGAGCGCAGGTCCGCGGCCAGGTTCTTGTTGAACGTGGTGAGCAGTACCGGCTTGGTATGGCCGGGCGGGAGCTGCTCCACCAGGTGCCGTACCCGGTGCAGCGCGACGATGGTCTTGCCGGTGCCGGGGCCCCCGCCCACGCGGGCTGGGCCCGAATAGGTGCGGTGCACGAGCTTGTCCTGGGTGGGGTGCAGGAAGATCTTCCAGCGGCCGAAGTCACCCTCTTCGAGGATGCTCTGCAGGGATTCGTCATCGGTGATGACGACCGCCTGGGAGCGGTCGACGGCGGCCTGCCAGTCCTCGTCGTCGAACTGCTCCGCGGGATCCACCGCGACGGGTGCGGTGACCTCTGCCTTGACCTGCTCGTACGGGACGCCGTCGCGCAGCCGCAGCAGCACCTCGCCCGTGTGCCGGGGAGCGTACTCGACGAGCCCGAGGAGTTCCTCGTCCGTGGTGAGCCTGAACACGACCGGGATGAGCGGCTCCGCGACACCGAGATCCGCCAGCTGCCGTGCGTCGTACGGGGCGAAGAGCAGCGGCTCGGCGGGCCCCGAAGGTGCGGCGGCGGGTGCCGGCGCGCCCGCGGGGGCCGCCGTCTCCCGGCGCAGCACGCTCTCCTCCACGACCTGGAGGTCCACGTACTCGATGGCACCGGTGATCTGGTTGATGCCGTACGCGAGCCGGTCCAGGTTCTGGTGGACGTGGCCGCGGTGCTTGACGGAGACGAGGAGCCAGTCGTTGCCGCCGAGGCGGAGCAGCAAGGCCCTGTACTCGCGGTTGACCCGTGCGGACCAGAGGCGGCCGTCGCCCTTGAGGGGCTTCAGGTCGAAGCCGCCGGCCTCCGGGTTTCGCCGGAAGTCGTGCTGGAACTTGTAGACCGCTCCGACGATCGCCCGGTCCAGCTTGACGATTTCCTTGTCCGCCTTGTCCAGCAGGCGCAGGGTCGCGCCTGCCGTGGGGGCGCCGGTGACGGTCATCCGTCGTTCTCCTCGTCTTCCTTCTCCGCGCTCACCGGGCCGGTCAGCAGAGCGATCAGTTCGTGGGGGTCCCAGTCGGGTGCGGTGCGGACCTGCCAGCCGGCCTCCGCATAGGCCTGGTCGCGGTCTTCGGCGTCCTGGTCCACGCCGTCGCCGCTGTCCGGCCGGTGCGCCAGGACCACGCCGATGCGCCGGTCCGGCCAAGCCAATTCGGCCGGCCAGGCGGCCTCTCCGAGTTCGAAGCCCGCTTCGGGTGCCGGCGCTCCCCCGTCGGCCAGCAGAGCCGCGAGTTCGGGCAGCCCCGGGTCGTCCACCAGGTACTCGATGATGTCGCCCCAGGCCGGATCCCGTTGGGCGGCTGGTGCGGCCGGTGCGGGTGACCCGGTCCCGGACTCCGAAGGCGCCGGTTCCGGCGTGTTCGCCCGCCGCTGGGAGGTCAGCCAGCCGGCTCCGCCGGTGACGGCGAGCTCCACCGGGTCGAAGCCGGCAAGCTGTCCGGTGGTCAGCTGGACCCCGTCGCCCTCGCCCTCGTTGAGGAACTGGAGCAGGTTGGTCCAGTAGAGCCACGCGTGCCAGCGACGGCGGTGGGCCGTCTCATCGGCGTTCAGGGTCTCCGCGCTGTCGTCGAGCACGGTGAGCGCCGTCCATGCCGCCCCCTTCTGTCCCTTGCGCAGGTCGAGCGCAATGGTCAGCGGGCAGCCGGAGGAGTCCCGGGTGGCCATGATCTGAACGGCACCCTGCCCACCGGACAAGCGCCGTCCGTTCAGGGCCTCGGCGAGCCGTGCGGCGATCTCCGGGCCGTCGGCAAGGGCCCGGCTGGTCGCCGAGACGGCAGCGAAGCCGGCGAGGGCGCTCTGGGTACGCCCCCGCCACAGCTCGGGGTCGGGATCGGTCAGGTAGCCGATCAGGGTCTCGACGGGGTTGGCCCAGACGAACCGACCGAGGTCACGGGTATCTCCTGCGTGGAGCCGCCGGTGGATGTCCGCGGCGGTCTTCTGCGCGGTGTTCTGGTAGGGCTGCCATACCGGGTCGGGCTGCGGCTTGCTGTCGCCCGTCCACACCTGTACGTCGTCCCACGTGAGCTGGAACACCTGCCAGCCCAGCTCGGAGCGCAGTCGGGTGCGCTTCGCCGCGTCGTCCGCGAGGCGGTTGCAGCCGGGGCTCGCGTGGTAGCGGTAGCCGTCGAGGTAGACGGCCACCCTCCGGTCGTCATCGGTGCTGCGGAACACCACATCGGGCCGGGTGAAACCGAGCGACGTCTGCGTCTCCATCTCCCAGCCGCGCACCGTTCCGTCGGGTGCCGTGAAGCGCAGCTTGATGTCCTGGCCGCCGTCCGCGGTGAGGGCCGTGCGGGCGCTCACTTCATCCTTGCGATCGGCCCACTCCAGCAGCCCGCGGCGGAAGAGCGCCTCCAGTTCGCTCTCTACCTGGTGGACCAGGGTGATGTCGCGGGTGGTGGCGACGGGTTCCGTGGCCCATGCGTCGCTCGTCCGGCCGAACAGTTCGCTGAGCATGTCCAGAGCGTGCTCGCGGGAGACGAGTTCGTATTCTCCGTTGCTCACGTGGCGCAGCAGGCACCGGTGGCAGGCGGGCCTTCCCTCAGCCACGCACACGCAGCCTTCGATGACCTCTCGGGCCTTGCGCAGGACGTCGCGCAGCCCGTCCGGCCCGGCCAGGCGGTGCAGGTATCCGGTGCCGCCGGGCAGCGTGTCGTACAGGACGAGGAAGTGCCGGCGAAGGCCCGAGTCCCCGCTGCCTTCGTCGGGCATGGAGTCGGGTACGACCGCCAGGTGATCGGGGTCGCCGCCGTAGCTGCGGGCGATGCCGGCCAGCAGTAGTGCCTTGAAGGAGACGAGCCGTTCCTGGGTGTGTGCGGTGACAGCGGGGATGAGGATGCGCAGGGCTTCGGTGCGCAGCTCGTGGGCGAGCAGCACCTTCACCCCCTGCTGGAGTTCCGGCCCGCCCCGCCTGCGGGGGCACCAGGGGCGGTGGTACCTGGCGGCCTTGGCCGCGTCGAAGGTGTCGTGGGCGGCGGGCGGACCGCCGTCCGGGTCGGCAAAGCCGCAGGCGTCGCAGACCCAGAAGGGGTTCAGCCGGACCTCGCGGCCGGCGAAGGCGGTGTCCGGTGCACCGTCGACACGCATGGCGCCCACGTTGAGGTGCCGGATGCGCGCCTGCCGGGTGAACTCCCAACCGAAGGTGGCGTGCTGGTGCTTCCACGCCTGCTCGATGTACTCCCGGTCGATGTCCACAGCCGGGACGACCGTGTAGTGGCGGCGTTCCCGTTCGTCGGAGTCGTCGCGCACGCGTACGTCGTCGCGCTCGTCCCTGGAGGTGACGCGGTGGGGCACCAGCACCTTGTGCAGGCAGCCGACGTCACCGATGGCCGGGGACTGGCAGCGCGGGCAGGCGCTCGCGTCCTGCTCGGCCCGGTGGGTGCGGATGTGGCCGCAGTCGGGGCAGATCCGCCACCACAGCCACGTCGGGCGTCCCGGACTGCCGATGTCGAGCCCGGTGATCTTGTGCTTGTAGCCCTGGGCGTAGAAGTGGTTCCCGGGGGCGAAGTCCCTGAGGGCGAGGCCGGCGGTGCGTTGGTGGCGGATCGTCTTGCTCTGTGTCTTGCGGCTGCCGTCGGCGGTCTGCTCGGTCCAGGTGAGGTTCGCCTCCAGCTCGGTCATCGAGTCGATGAGGCTGTAGTTGGGCAGCAGTCCGAGGTCCACCAGAGCACCATGCGCCGTGCCGCGACCGATCTCCTTGATCACTCCGACCGCGGCGCGACGCTCGGCGCGCAGTTCCCGGCCCTGCCGCTCGTGTTCGGGATCACCGGCGACCAGCAGGCCGTGCGCGCGGTCGATGGCTTCCAGTCGGTGCTGGGTCTCGGACCGGCGGACTTCCCACTGCTCGTGGGCGCGTTCGAGGGCTGCACCCAGTCCGTTCGGCCCGGGGTCGGTGGCGTAGGCCGTGAGGTCGGCCCGGGCCTGCTGGCTCACCCCGGTGCCGCGTTCTTCGTCGTGCGGGGGGAAAAGTGCCAGGAAGCCGCCCACGAGCCGTCCTCCGTGGGCGAGGACAGCCTCCGTGAACTCGGTCCGCCAGGAGGAGTCCCGGAACAGCTCGACCGCCAGGCGCGGCAGCGCATTGACCGGCCGGTCACCGGGGGCGGCAGCCGGCAGTCGCCCGGCGCCCGCAAGGTCGAGCAGGTGGGCGAGGTACTGGCGGCGCAGGATCTCGGAGGCCGACAGGTAGCAGCCGGGGGGCTGGATCTCCCCGGCGATCATCATCCGGGGGTCTTCCAGGTAGTAGCGGTCACGGGGACCGCGGTCGACCATGGTGAGCAGGTACGCGTTGCCGGTGGAGCGGCCCGCGCGGCCCACCCGCTGGATGTAGTTGGCCGGCCCCTTGGGCAGGGACCCGAGGATCACTGCGGACAGGTCTCCGATGTCGATGCCCAGTTCCAGGGTCGGCGTGCAGGAGAGCACCTGCGGGTTGGCGTAGTGAACGTCCGTACCGTCCCGGAACGCCTTCTCCACCGCCTCGCGCTTGGCCCGGCTGAGG
Protein-coding sequences here:
- a CDS encoding UvrD-helicase domain-containing protein is translated as MTVTGAPTAGATLRLLDKADKEIVKLDRAIVGAVYKFQHDFRRNPEAGGFDLKPLKGDGRLWSARVNREYRALLLRLGGNDWLLVSVKHRGHVHQNLDRLAYGINQITGAIEYVDLQVVEESVLRRETAAPAGAPAPAAAPSGPAEPLLFAPYDARQLADLGVAEPLIPVVFRLTTDEELLGLVEYAPRHTGEVLLRLRDGVPYEQVKAEVTAPVAVDPAEQFDDEDWQAAVDRSQAVVITDDESLQSILEEGDFGRWKIFLHPTQDKLVHRTYSGPARVGGGPGTGKTIVALHRVRHLVEQLPPGHTKPVLLTTFNKNLAADLRSRLLSLGGPEILARVDIQHVDQLATRVVGEADPGNSKRRINDAQALREWRDLLVEAGEKRWAADFLSDEWNQVILGQAVASRSDYFRARRAGRGRSVSRAERAEIWQLAERFTQRLDTKGLETHRQVAERAAQLEMARKSKIDRREAEREERGGLHNVHVEAGSGAWLRYRYRHIVVDEAQDLSAAHWKMLRAMVPSTSNDIFLVGDTHQRIYDNQVTLGSLGVNIRGRSSRLTLSYRTTREILRSALGVLEGVDYDDLDGEADNLAGYRSVLHGPKPVLRGARSWDEELDLLVDQLGAWHDVPREATAICVPTNDMVTQVAYRLKQRGIESTEITQDGPRHEEGVHIGTMYRFKGLEYRRMIIAGVAEGLVPRSSADAWERTDPVRHRRELQRARSLLFVAATRARDALTITWHGEPSRFLAPLTVG